AAACTTTCTAAATCAACTACGGTGATTAAATTATCTTTTGGATGTCTGTTTTTCTCAGCTATTCCTGTATGCGCTGCATCCCCTCGAAAGATGCACAAAGGTTTTGACACAGCATTCTTAGCAGCTTTAGCTATATTGACAGTGCTCCTAACATTTACCTCATGAAAATGGTCAATTGACCCACCTTCTTTAGCTAGTTCAGCCGTATGTGTAACTACATCTACTGCCTGACAAGCCATTTGGGCAGTAGCTGGATTAGTAACACTACCAACAATCACCTCAACACCGAGTTTTTGCGCTTTTTTAGCTTTATCCGAGAAATTTTGTAGTCCACGGACTTTCATTCCCTTTGCTATAGCTAACTCAGCAAAACGCAAGCTGATAAATCCATTAATTTCTATAATGATAATAGTTTGGTTTTCGATTTTTACAGATTTAATCTACAACTTTACTGTTGGTACAAGTTCAGGTGTTTTCTCCACTTGTTACATATATAGCAAAAGTCATTTGAATACTACCTAAAAATCTCATTAGCTTGTGATTTATAAGTATATTATGACAGCAAGATACTCAATTGCAACTCAAATGCAACTCATACGCAACTCGATCAATACTTGAATAATTTTTTGTAAAGATTAAAAAGTCATCCGTATAAAAATGCTAGAAATAACGCTTTAGCATTTTTATGTGAATGACCTAAGCTTATTATTGATTAGATGCTTTAGCTTTGCTGTCTCATACC
The Nostoc punctiforme PCC 73102 genome window above contains:
- a CDS encoding NAD-dependent epimerase/dehydratase family protein translates to MRFAELAIAKGMKVRGLQNFSDKAKKAQKLGVEVIVGSVTNPATAQMACQAVDVVTHTAELAKEGGSIDHFHEVNVRSTVNIAKAAKNAVSKPLCIFRGDAAHTGIAEKNRHPKDNLITVVDLESFHPKC